The stretch of DNA CTCTTTCATCCCCAGGGCTCACTCTGCTCATGCCCCATGGACTCATTACAAGCTGTGCCAGCACGTGGTGCCATGTGATCGTACCCTAATATCTGCATGAGACAAACAAGGCCATAAAGCCATTGCATTATCTGACAGCCAAGTATTTGCCTGTACGTTGCTGATGACCAGAGGCTGAAcccagcagaggagaaagcacatgtgccagcagccagggtggTAACACCCTAGGTGGGTCACACTTGCCCCAGGGGCATCAAGCAGCCACAGGGTCCTGGCATCATCCATGCAGACCTGCAGCAACtttggagcagagctgtggcagcGACACATCCCCTTGGCAGTGAAGGAGGGAGGGCGAGTGCTGGCAAGTTGGGCAGTGCACAGGGagtgcctgcagcacagccatgaGGGTGCTGGCACCGGGACACCCTGCTCTTGGTGGCTCCAAGCTGGGTCCTGCCTAAGCATACCATGTCATCTGCAGGCACAGAGGGCTGCAAACCAGGCAAGGACCCCACAAACTTGCAGGTAGTGTGGGGTTTGCTCTGCACCTTGTCTTGGAGCCTGGGATAAAGATACCTGGAAGCAGGATGAGCCAGGACTCTGCAAGGTTGGCACTGCCACCAAAGTCTGTCCTGGGGCTCACCTGAGACTGCCCCACAGTTGTGATGGGGCACAGGCAGGACACAGCTAGCAGTCCTTAGTATCCCCATTCCATCCCTGCACACCCATGACTCTCCTAACACAGCACCCCAGCATTTAAATGCTGGATGCACAGTCACCAGTGCAGGAGAGCTCAGGTGGGACCCCGCAGCTCCGAGCAGCACCCCGCACCCAACCCCACCCttgccagccccccccccccccctcccccgccatGCACCCACCTATAGGCAGGGCGTTGGGCTGCACCAGCCGCAGGAAGCCATGCACCATCCCCACCAGGCCCGGGGTGCTGCTCCCCGGTGCCTTGGGGCCGGGGCCGTACACGGGCTGCGAGACATTCCCCAGCTCCATCGTGGCAGCTCCGGCGGGTGCCTGGGGACAAAGAGGGGCTGTCGGTGCCGTTGGGGTGCAAGGCCACACAGGCTGCCTTGCCTTCTGCCTCCAAGCAGGaaacacagggagaaaaaaaatcccgCACCTGCCCACTCCTGCCCGGAAGGAAAGAGCTGCGGGAGAGCACcggggagggatggggagccCTGGGAGCGGCGAGGGCGTGGGGGGGGGGATCCAGGCAGGAGGTGCCTACGAGGGaccagaggggctgtgggggatgAAGCGGAGACGAAGCACTTACCCTCTCCTCTGGCACCTCTGTGCACGCACGGCTGCCGCAGGGCCCAGCCACACAGTGCCAGCACCCGGGCTTTATGGTTTGTTTAAGTTTCAGCTGCAACTGCTGAAAAGCTGCTTGCCGAGGCAGGTGGGGATGCCGGGGATGCCCCACCCTGACCCTGCCACCTCCTGGCACCCAACCACCCCGTGCCACTTCCCCGTACCTGGGCCAGGGTCACCACCAACCTGTCCCAAGCCGGGCACGGGGGACAAACCCCTCTTCTTGCCCCCTGAGGAGCTCCCGAGTCCTCTGGTTTACTCCTGTCCGAACCCAAGAGCTGGGTGACCCACGGCGATGCCTcccgcctgcccccccgccAGCACCGGCTGCATCCCTCGGGATGGGGGGCGTTGGGCTCGGCACGAACCAGCTCTGCCCACACAACCAgggttttgcatttaaaacccTCCCCAAACGGGGCACTGCAGCAAACCCGGCGTTTCCCACGGCACCCCGAGCCCCCCGGGCGGGGGCAGCCCTAGGGGCCCGCAGACGGGATCTCTCCCCCGTGGCTGGAGGTCTCCCCGCGACCCCCagctgcgccccccgcccgcccagCCCTCCCACGCCGCGGGACACACGCGAGGCTCTgccccggccgcagccccccggTCCCCAacccccgccgcgccgccggggtCCCGCCGGGGCTCCGGGAGCCGcagccgggggcggggggcgatCGCTCCCGGCTGTGCCGCGGACGCACCCGGTGGGCGCGGGGCAGGTGCCCCGGGGGTCGCGtcccggcgggcggcggcggcgggagctccgcggcacggctcggcaccgcggcgcgggcagccccgggaggggcgggcagggctggaCGGGGCCGCCCCttccgccccggccccccggggTCTGCCCGCCGCCTGctgccgccccggcccccgcccccgccggcagGGAGCCCCCCGCCTCCGCGCCGGGgggagccctgctcctgcccccgcCCACCCTGACACCCCGCATCTGCCCCCAGAGACCCCACTCCTGCCCCGTCCCACCTGGGAGAGCCCACCGCCGCCGtgcccagcccctctgccccccgcGCAGGCTACGCTCCCTCCGTGCCCCAGCGAGCCCGCTCTGTCCCCACGCTGCCAGAGCCAGCGCTGgcccctgccacagccccccagccccgggccgcCCGCGCTGCCCCCCTCGCCCCGACGCCAGCCCTCAGCTGTGCCCCGCATCTCCCCGGGGCAGCCGGTGCCCGGGGCACATCCttggcccctgccccagccccgtgcccaCCAGCGGGGGCTCCGGCTGAGCCGTGCCCCTGTGTCCTTTGCACGGCCAGGCTCCCCGGCCCCCCAGCGCCCACGGCTTGCCGGCTGCCACCTCCTAGGTTACTGCTTAACTTCCTCTGGCACAAGCTGGCATCACCGCTCTCCGCGACCTTGGGCGAAGGCGGCACAGGGAGGAAGGCAGCCCTGCCTCGGCGTTCCTCCTGGCCTGGCCCGTGCTGGGTGCCAGGACTCATGTGGGACTGTCTGGCTCAGCACTGGCACCGGGGCAAGGTAGTGGAGGACACAGATACACCCTgtagaagggagaaaaacaaaagcaggttTCTCGCAGCACTGGGGCTGACGTGGGGAGGGAGGTCTGGGGGTTTCATGGGCATCCTTGGGCTTTCCAGCTCAGACCTCAACCCCAAAGCATTGCCTCAGGGCCCTCCACCAGCTCCCGGGGGCAGAGGACACATGTGGAGCCAGGCACCAGGAACCCTGCATGGGATGGAGCTGACTGCCCTGTGTGCTGCACTCCCCCAAACCGGAGTGTGCCCAGCTTCCACGGCTGGTGTGTGGGCAGGATCGGCCAGGCATCCATAGGTTCCTCATGGATGGAAGAATTTGCTTCTGCAGGGCATTGCTCCCCTTTAGCCCAGGGCAACCTGCTGAGGCTCCTAGAGCTCAGCGCACATCAGAAGCAAGGATGTTGACACCTTAGCCTGGGGTGCCACTGCGCCTTGGGTTCACAGGGGCCACCTGGCTCCCACCTGCCCAGCCACGAGCTCCCACCATGGCAAGTGTatcctgcagcccccctgcccccagccgTGTCAGGGGGGAGCGTGGCAAGGTGACATCCTTTGGTGCAGATGTCAACGTAAGCCCTACCCCTGCTTCAGAGACATGGGCCCAATCCTGCCCCCAACCTCTGCTGCATCAGCCGTGTTTTAAGAGCCTGGTTTCCCTCACATCCCCTTTTCCATCCCACTATTGCCAGATCTGCCCCCATCCCAGCAATACCTGCAGCCACAGGCTCCTTGCACTGCACGTTTGGCTGCAGGGTGTTGCATCGGATGAGGCACCCACAGTTTAAGCCCACCGTGTCCCCATGGCTGGGGGCTGGACCCAGCTGCCCTTATACCCCCCACCCAGTGGGGCCAGCAAAATGCCATCTCTGGGGTCAGCTATCTGCCCTAGTCTGGGGGAACTGGGGACCAGAATCTTGCCCCCACTACTGTCACACAGCCTCCCAGCTTCTGGAATGAGACTGGGGTAGCCCCCATGGAGGCTGGTGCTGTGCCTCCCCCGGTCACCTGTCCCTCCtttgcctgccccccccccccaccccagacaCCTCCAcgctgttctgctgctgctgtcctgttcCCACAGTGGGACTGCGCCACCCCCACTGCTCCCCAGGGGACGTGCCCATCGCCCTGGTGTCAGGGCAGGTCCTGAGCCACTTGTTTGCTCTGGCTCTGGGACAGGGCTGTTTCCCAGCAGCCCCGCGCCCTGTCCTTGCTGGGATTTCTGCTTTCCATGGCGTGGCAGGGAGCCGGCGGGGGCCTGGCTGGGgcccagcagccagaggcaAGGCAGCATTGTCCCAGCACAGCGAGCCCCATGcctgcaccccctgccagggcactggggaCACCAGGGGACCCCCACTCTGCTTTGCCCGCACCAGCTGCGTCCCAGGCTCAGAAATAAGTGCTCAGGACAGCCTCAAACCGAAAAGTCGTTTTATTGGTACCATACACGACTCATAAATGGCACAAACTatggaggggaggaaggaaaaaaaaaaaaaaaaaaaaaaaaaaaaaagaagaaacaaaaaggcattACAGtgtgccggggtgggggggggcagtgAGGGGCTCTGCACCCTCCGTGGGAGCCCAGCAGCGTGGCAGCGAGAATCGTACCTTAATTGCAAAGCAGagcccccctccctgccacacGGGGCTCCCACCCTGGGAGCCCACCCCCCACCTGCaaaggggctgtggggacccCCGTGCCTGCGCCCTCCGGCTGTGGGCTGCCCCTGCCGGGGCCCCGGAGCTGATGCCGGCGTCTCTGGGGATTCTGGGCTTGAGGCCAGGCCAGGGCTGAGCCAAGGGGCTCCCATCTCCCTGCCCGACCCCGGggacagcagaaggaagggggacACAGGGTGTCCCCCACCCCAGCGAGGCCACCCTCTGCAGTCTCAGCCACGAGTGGGCAAGACACAGGGTGCAGGCAaagcccctgctgcaggcagagcccccaTGCAGGGGGCAGACCCTCAGTGACATCTGCCAGCCTCCAGCCCCATGGGGCAGTGGGACACGTGCGGCAGGATCCccggcagggagctggggggtgtCTGGCAGAGAGAGTGGGGTGCACCCCCTCTCTCCCCCAAACTGcggggctgctctgcctgccccaggctcccttacacacacacagacatacaaaCCTCTCGCACACGCACTCTTgcagacaccccccccctccccaccagggCAGTCCCCCCACCCCGGCCACCTCCGTGGCAGTGCTCACTGCAACCCCACCTCGGGGCTGTGCCGGGGGTGCCCATGGGCAGCCCtgacccccagctccccccaaaACCCCGCTCCGAGGCTGCTGGGGTGAACTGGTGAGCACAAACACCCTCCCCTGGCACCTCCCATCTTCTCATTGGAAGAAGCCttggaagggatttttttttttttcttttttttttttttttaaaccaaaaaacccccaaaaattattatttttctcatcgTTTCCCCTAACATCAATGGAGGCACCTGCTCTAGTGATAACACATTGAAAGAACAGTATCGTACACACTGTCTACAGCGCGGAAATGTACAAGCACGAGGTACACGAACCCgagggggggggagcagggacaaCAGCACACAAGATTTACATTGAGGAGGGAGGCGGAGGGctgccccccccggcccctggAGGGATTAGAAAGGAAGTCTGCAAAGTCTCTCCTTGGTTTGAAGCTCTCCGAACTGGATATAAAACGAGACTCCCAAGAGAAGAAGCCTGTACAAAAGTCAGGACAGGGTGAAAGGgctcagggcagggaggggggatcCGGCaagggggctgggacggggtggcGGGGggcttttcccattttttttttctttcttttttttaaacttacaattttaataatattatttttttttcttaaaaaaagacaaaagtagGAGGTACTGGGAGCCAGGGGTTGCAAAGGGGCCCCAGGCAGACTCACGCAGGGCTGGGGGAAACAcaggggctgcgggcagggagCGAGGGCACCGGGTGCTCTGGCAGAGCCGCGGGTCCTCCAcgccccccccagccgccccccccccccttcctatATACAGAGTCCCCCCACGGCCGTGCTGTGCTCTCGCCCCTGGGGAgcgaggggaaggggaaggtgcAGGAGAGCGAGGAAACGCGACACGGCCCTGTCCTCAACACCACCCCAGCGCAGCAGGATCCGACCCCAGCCAGAGGCTccgcagcagagccagcagcacagggaaggcTTTCCGTCACCAGCCCCACCACcgccagccccaggctgggctggggataTGCAACCCTGCTGCAGGTGGCTGCCCAGCGAACCCCAGCCGTAGGACctgggaggaggtggaggagggtCTCTGGGCTGTGCCAGACCACAACACATGGCATCTGCAGCCACCAGCTTCCCGTTGCGGCACCTCCCTCCTAATTCCCCCTActcagcaggcaggggctgggcacaTCGGGGCGGGGATGAGAAGGTCTCCAGGGAAGAAgcaggggggaaaagggggaataATGAAGCTACGGCCCCGGAAACCTACTCCTCCCCTGGGGTCCAACGGGGAGGCAGGCgtggggggagcggggaggcggcggggggagggctgggggctgcctgcctggcgCGCACCCCAGGCCGTGCACCCCATCGGTCGCACAGTGCCGATCCGCCCCCGGTACCTCGCCGCTTCCCAGTCACTCTCCGTTGCAAATGTACAGGTAGATCGGTTGGGACTGAGTCCAcagggcggcgggggggccgtTACTGCGACGCCTGCGACGTGGGGTTCTCTGACTTGCTCTCCTGGCTGGAGGGCGGTTTGCTGTTCCAGGGGCTATTGGCCCCCAGCGCCGGCGAGTTGTTGAAGCTGTCCTCGTCGTCGATGCCATTGGCGGCGTCAAACTGCGTGTTCTCCAGCCGGGTGATGAGCCGCTCGTCCTCGTCCCCAAACTCCCCCCCCATCAGTGTGGGCTCGCCTACCACCATCACATCCTGAAAGAGGAGACGGTCCCGAAACATAATCGAGGTGGGGGGAGCCCGGGCCACCAGACCCCCCCCCAACACCGCAGGCCCTTTGCCCAACCGTGGGGCCACCTCCTCATCTCCGCTGCAGGATCTGAGGCTTGGGCACTGCACGGGGCAGCACATCCTTGTCCCCTtgcaggggagcagagcagctcagggaaggcagctgggacaccccttccttctccccGCCACCTGGAGAAAGCCATGGGGGCTCAGACAGGCAGTCCCTGGGGGTCTCCCTCTAGCCACTCCCTGGGACCAGGGCATGGACCCCTCCCACCATCCcaggggaggaagagagaatgGAAACGGGATGCTTACAGGTACCTGACTGGACAGGGCAAAGGTGCTGGCTGGGCTCTTcttcttgctgttgctgttgttggTGTTTCCCCCACCGGAGCTCATGGTGCTGCCCCCCGACATCTTCCTTTTCCGGCgcttgctgggctgctgccGTGCTGGCTCCGCTGGCCAAGAAGGGAGACACGGTCAGTCCTGATGAGAAGGAGCTGGtagcccccagccccttccctgcaaACCTCCCTTCTCAGCAAGGACAATATTCCCCCCGGGGCAGCATCAccatcctcctcccctccacagCTTCGCTGTCCCCCAGCACAGGCAACAGaagaggcagcagggaagatttctgtccctgctttgctttccacaagcagcaggcagcccccaggcagggAGCGCTGGCTGCCCACAGcgcagctctgccccagcgGGAAGGCAGGCCAGCAGGAAAGGaagctggctgcctgcctcGCCACCCCCAGCCTCACAAGACGAGACCAGGGAGAGGCTCTGGGGCTGGGAGAAGCCTGTGCCGAGGGCAGGGCCTGAGCAGGCAGCCCTGGagacctgcaggcagcacaggaggCAGCACGAGACTCACCAGGTGGAGCAACCATCCGCTGCCACTTCTGGAAGAGGCAAGTCTTGAGGCAGTCCCGGGGACTGAGGCTGTAGGTCTTGTGCCGTGACATGAGCTCCTGCATTGGTTCTAGAATtacacagagctgcaggaggcagaCAGACGCGAGGTTAGATCATGATGCTCCAGGCCCCAGCAAAAGCCCCTCTGTCGggcagctgtctctgctgcacCAACCCAAGCTGTGCTGGGAGCCTGCAGGCTCCAGCAGACCCACTGACCCACAGCTCTCGGCAGACTGTCTGCAAGCTCCCTCTCACagagcctgccctgctgcctccccacaccccagggcaggcaggtgtcgGACAGCAGAGAACACAAGACAGGGAGACCCTAGGCCTacctgctgggagcagagctgcaccccccaccccttcctgcACACTTACTCGGAGGTAGTTGAGTGTGGAGTTTGAGAGCCCGCAGCGGGTGATGTTCTTGGATAACTGGTCCAGCATCTGGGGGTCCTGTGCCTAGGAGCAAGAGGGACAGACAGCTCAGCTGCATCCGGGCTGGGGATGGCCCTCCAGGGGGAGAGGGTTGAGGTCCCCCCagtctgcagagcagggagaggagctcAGGAGCCCTGCGTCACTCATGCCCCGGGGGAGCTCCCAGAGCCGGAGCTCCCAGCGCTGTACTCACATGCATGGCAAGGATGCTGCGGGGGATGAGCTCTCGATGCTGGCGGATGCTGAAGTGCCACGTCTTTATCCTCATCATGTCATCGAACATGAACTCCAGGTAGAGCCGCCCCTCCACACACACCTGGGCAGGGCACTGGgtcaggcacaggctgccccagcTTCCCTCAGCCCAGATCCCCTGGGAACCCAGTACTGCACAACAGGACACCCTCCCAGTGGCTCGCCCCTGCCTGCCACGAGGCTCGGCACAACCCAAACCCACGAGCCCACAGTGGTCCCACAGGACCGCAGCCACCGTGAGGGCAAGCTGGACAAAGGCACAAGGGGCAGGAGAAGCTGTGGGCACAGCCAGTACCTGGGTGAACATCGGCTTGCCGTGCTGGGTGACCATGGTGCACTGGTCACAGTCCAGCGAGACAAAGTTGTTGTGGAAGGACTCCTTGGGGTGCTTGAGCACATAGTAGAGCTCTGTGGCCCCCCCTTCGAAGATGCTGCGGAAGTAACGGGGAATCAGAGTCCGGCCGATCgctggaggaggaaaataaagtcAGTAAACCTGGCTCACACAGATGAGCCTTGGGGCTGTACATGAAGAGGGTCCTCCAGTCCGTGCCACCTGAAGGCAGCTGAACTCTGACAGCCTGCCCACATCCCCTGAGCAGCACAACTGGAGTGTTCAGCTGGTACTCACTGTATCTCTTTGGTCCATCCTCCAAGCAGAAAGTGATTGTTAACATGGCGTCATCCTCAAAGAACTCCGTGGTGAAGGCGTCCCACCACAGATTGTCACATTCCTGGGGATGGCAGAGAGATGCTAGGTTATGGGGaggagagacagacagacagacagacagacagacaaccactggctgccaggcacagcagccacgtgctcagcccatggagggctACGCTCCCAGCTGAGCGCCTGGAGATGGGGATGGTGAGCCCCGTCCCATGGCCAAGTGAGGGACAAGTCACTCAGAGACCTGCACGGCAGGGCAGGACCCTGCTGCCAAGGCGGCTCCTCCTAAAGCCAAGGCAGCTcgcaagggcaggcagcacagaggacCCCATCCCCAAAACACACACCTGGGAGCGTCCTCCCACTCCTGGCTGCACCTCactcccccagctccccacctcTGTCCAGTTCTGCAGCCTCTTGTTGAGCTCAAATATCCTGTAGTCGGTCTGGTTCCCATACGGCGTGTGCCTCCTGCCCAAAGAGCAGAGCAAGCAGtcagcagggtggggaggggtccCAAGCCTGTGGTGGGGGGATGCACAGCCCATCCAGGGCTGGCCAGAGTCCAACCCCCGCCCCAAACCCGAGCCAGCAGTGTACCGGCCCCGCTGAGGCACCCCCACCACAGGCACAAGCTCCATCCCAGTGgggtccctgccagctcccccgTGCTTACCCGATTCCAGGCTCCAGGTATGTCGGTGGGTACATAGGAGTaggtctgggggggggggaaagagatGCAGGCAGGTCAGTGCTGGTGAGGgtctccctcccttcccactgcagctcccccttccctgcctaCAGCAGCAAGCAGTCGCGCTTACAGGAGCCGAGACCCCACGCATGGTGCTCGCCGTaccctggctgcagctgtcCAACAGCCCTGTGGGGCAACCTGCACCCCTGAAACTGGGCTCTGCCCCTGCATCGGTGGCTGCTCCACTGCCCCTGGGAGCTGGCCTGCGGCTCTCCAGGGACATGCACGActcccctgcagctggggctaGCGCCAGACAGGACAAAGGTTGGAGATGGGGCTGTTTTGGCAGGACCTGGGAGCGCTCCTGTCCTGGGTCATCCCAGGGGCTCAGCCTGGCAAGGGGCTTGGCCCCACCGAGCTCAGGGACCCAGGGGCTCCCCTCATCCCAACTATCACCCTTTCTCAACTCAGTCCCGCCTGTGCCCGCTCCAGTCCCCTCTCTCCCCTTGCACTAACTCAACTCCATGCACCAGTCCCCATAcgctgctggggagagggacgAAGAGACCCTGGGGTGCAGACTGCAGAGCACCCCCAACCTTGCAGACCCTCTCCCAGGCCCCAGCTCACCCCACATCTCGATCCAGCATGGTGCCCGGGTGGAAGGGGGGGAAGGCGTTGCCGTTCGGGGGCTCCTTTGGCGAGTACAGCTTGAACGACTTAGAGGAACAGCCTGGGGAGAGAGAGGGCATGGAGGTCAGCCAGGGGCACCCCGCAAGGACAGACACCCTGCTGcacggaggaggaggaaggatgcaGGACCAGCGAAACCCCCCATCAGCACAGCCCTatccctcctctgctgcctcccGGTGCCAGTCCCAGCGCCCTCACCCCACACACAGCTCCAGGCCTCCCCCCTGCAGGCTGGGACCCACAGGGTCAGGGCTGAGCTATTGGAATCAGCAGCCAGAGGGGTCTGCCCGCATCACAGGGATTTCCCACTAGTGCCCAGAGTTAGTCCGTTCTCAGCTGGCTGGGTTCTGGAGACGGTGCCCAGGGGGGACGGTCGAGCTGGTGGTGGGAAGCGGGGTTCCGGCTGAGCCCTATCCCTCCCTCCCGTGCGGCTCCTAATCCCACCGACCTGACCCAGGAATCACACAGGATCTTTTTGCTGACCTTTCTATTGTCATGGCGACGAGTGAATAATCACCCGGAGGGAGGATGGCGGGTCCCCAGGCAGCCACCATCTGCCGCTCGGGCAGGCCAGCGGCCACCCGGCTCCAGACGGATGGAGAGCTCCCACACACCAGCCCTGCTCACGCCACCCCAAAGCCTCGCCGCCCCCCGCAGCACTGGGACAAAGGACGAGGAGCCCAGGAGGGCCGCAGGGTGCGCTGGGGCACGCAATAGGGCACGCAACGCGTACGAGCCGGCACCCATCCCTGAAAGCAACCCGGGCACGCCACGGGAGACAGGGACGCCCGGCGGATCCGGCCACACTGGCAcggcagccccagctgggctCCCGATGGGCAGCCGGGGGCTCCCACGCTcgccagccccctcccagcaccGGGGCAGGTTCCCGAGAGCAGCGGCTGCCAGCGCCCTTCCCCGATGGCCGCGGGAGCCCCGGCACACCCGCGGCTGGCAGGACCCGGCACGCTGCGCCCGGGCGCTGCCGAGGCACGCGGGCCCGCCGGCG from Falco biarmicus isolate bFalBia1 chromosome 9, bFalBia1.pri, whole genome shotgun sequence encodes:
- the LDB1 gene encoding LIM domain-binding protein 1 isoform X2: MSVGCACPGCSSKSFKLYSPKEPPNGNAFPPFHPGTMLDRDVGPTPMYPPTYLEPGIGRHTPYGNQTDYRIFELNKRLQNWTEECDNLWWDAFTTEFFEDDAMLTITFCLEDGPKRYTIGRTLIPRYFRSIFEGGATELYYVLKHPKESFHNNFVSLDCDQCTMVTQHGKPMFTQVCVEGRLYLEFMFDDMMRIKTWHFSIRQHRELIPRSILAMHAQDPQMLDQLSKNITRCGLSNSTLNYLRLCVILEPMQELMSRHKTYSLSPRDCLKTCLFQKWQRMVAPPAEPARQQPSKRRKRKMSGGSTMSSGGGNTNNSNSKKKSPASTFALSSQDVMVVGEPTLMGGEFGDEDERLITRLENTQFDAANGIDDEDSFNNSPALGANSPWNSKPPSSQESKSENPTSQASQ
- the LDB1 gene encoding LIM domain-binding protein 1 isoform X1, producing the protein MSVGCACPGCSSKSFKLYSPKEPPNGNAFPPFHPGTMLDRDVGPTPMYPPTYLEPGIGRHTPYGNQTDYRIFELNKRLQNWTEECDNLWWDAFTTEFFEDDAMLTITFCLEDGPKRYTIGRTLIPRYFRSIFEGGATELYYVLKHPKESFHNNFVSLDCDQCTMVTQHGKPMFTQVCVEGRLYLEFMFDDMMRIKTWHFSIRQHRELIPRSILAMHAQDPQMLDQLSKNITRCGLSNSTLNYLRLCVILEPMQELMSRHKTYSLSPRDCLKTCLFQKWQRMVAPPAEPARQQPSKRRKRKMSGGSTMSSGGGNTNNSNSKKKSPASTFALSSQVPDVMVVGEPTLMGGEFGDEDERLITRLENTQFDAANGIDDEDSFNNSPALGANSPWNSKPPSSQESKSENPTSQASQ